GTCGCTGGTGCCGTGGAAGACGACGGTCGGAATCGGTCTCGTGATGCCGAACTGCTCCATCCGGTCGTAGGCGTGCTGTCCCTCCGATTCGGGGGTCGGCGACCCACTGCAATCGCTCATCGCCATCGACCCCTCCGACTGGGACTCCGCCACGTCGTACATGAATCCAGAGTGGATGCCGCTCGCCGCGAACACGTCGGCGTACTCCACGACGAGGTTCGGGACGAATCCCGCGCCAGCGGAGAACCCGGCCGCGTACACTCGCTGGTCGTCGATGGCGTGGTCGCCTTTTACTTGGTCCACCATGCCTTTGATGAGCGCGGCCTCGCCGTTGCCACGGGTCGTGTTCGCGTCGTTGAACCACTGCCAGCACTCGTTGTAGTTCGCACTCGTCGTCTGGTCGGGGTAGATGACGACGAACGTCTCGGCTTCCGCGACGGCGTTCATCCCCGTCTCGTCCTTGAACGAGTCGGGACTCTGGGTACAGCCGTGGAGCATGACGACGAGCGGCACGTCCGTCGAACCGTCCGCGCCCGTCGGCACGTACTTCTTGTAGGTCCGACCGTCGTACGTTTCGCTGGTGTAGCTTCCGGCGGCGGCACTGCCGACGCTGGTAAGCTTCCCCACTCCGCCAAGTCCGAACGCGCCCGCGCCGACGCCTTTCAGCACGTCGCGTCTGTTCGGTCGCACGGTTATTCACCCCGCGTGAACTGCGAGCAGAAGTCCCACACTATCTGGCTGGCGTCCGGGCCGCCCGGCGCGGTGTACTCGCCGCCCGATTTCCCGCCGGACCACGCGTGGTCCATGCCGTCAACCATCCACTTCTCGACGACCGATTCGCCTGCTTCGTCGTGATACTCGTAGGTCGTGTAACTGTGACTCGCCGCTTGACCGCTCGACACCACGTCCGCATCGTAGTCGAGTCCGTCGTCGTCCGAATCGTCGGCCGCGAGGTCGTTGGTCTGGGTCGCCTGCTCGGCGGCTTGGTGCCCGTTGATGGGATACACCGTCGTGTCGTCGGTGCCGTGGAAGACGATGGTCGGAATCTCGCTCGTGATGCCGTACGACTCCATAGCGTCGTAGGCCTGCGTGCCCTGACTTTGGGGGTCCGGGCCGCCGTAGGTCATCGCGTACGTGCCGCCAGACGAACTCTCTGCGGCGTCGTACTCCAACCCGGAGTGGACGCCACCGGCGGCGTAGATATCGGCGTACTCCGCGAGCATATTCGGGACCATCGCCGCGCCTGCCGAGAGACCTGCGACGTAGACCCGCTCTGGATCGCAGTTCTCCGCGTCGATGGTCTCCTGTGTCATCCCCGCGATGACTGCCGCTTCCCCGTTGCCGCGAGTCGTGTTCGAGTCGTAGAACCAGTTCCAACACTCGTAGGAGTTTCGCGCGTTGTACTGGTCCGGATAGATGACGACGAATCCTTCTTGGTCCGCGATAGCGTTCATCTGGGTCTCTTCGCGGAACTGGTCGCCGTTTTGGCCGCATCCGTGGAGCATCACCATCAGCGGTGCGCCGTCGCCGACGCCATCGGGAACGTACTTCCAGTAATCGAAGCCGCTGTAGTAGTGGTTGGTGTAGGACCCCGACGCCGCGGCAGTGCCGACGCTGCCGAGAAGTGTCGCCCCACAGACTGTGCTACCGGCCGTCTTGAGGAGTGTGCGTCTTTCGCAGTTCATGACGTGCCATACCATACCACTACGCAGGACAAAATCTAATCACGGGTTAATATGTAAAATTTACCAACGGAGGGACGAGGATACTCTCGCGAGGACCCGACGCGTATTTTCACACGCTCTACATGAATCTGCTACGGGGAGGTTATTACTGGGTCGCCTTCGAACCGTCCGACCATGACCGACCACGAAATAACGCTGACCGTCGATGGAACCACAGAGGAGTTGACGGTCGAATCCCGGACCCTGCTCGTCCACGCGCTCCGGGACGAACTCGGCTACACCGGTCCCAACGTCGGGTGCGAGACCAGCAAGTGCGGGGCCTGCACCGTACGTCTCGACGGCGATGCAGTCAAGTCCTGCACCGTCCTCGCCGTGCAGGCGGACGGGAGCGAAGTCACGACAGCAGGCGGACTCGCGGACGGCACCGACCTCCATCCGATTCAGACGGCGTTCCACGAGGAACACGGACTACAGTGTGGCTACTGCACGCCCGGCATGGTGATGACTGCCTCCGAACTTCTCGAAAACGACCCTGACCCCGACCGCGAGGCGATTCGCACTGGACTCAAGGGGAACGTCTGTCGATGCACTGGCTACCAGAACATCGTAGACGCGATAGAGACGGCCGCTGACGACCTCGCGGAGTCGGGGACGACTACCCAGCAAACATGCGGAGGCGACCAGTCGTGATTCCGCCGGAGTTCGACTACTGTCGCGCGAGCAGTGTCGAGGATGCACTCGAACTGCTGGAAGTACACGCCGACGCGGACCCGGTCGTTCTCGCGGGTGGCCACGGCCTGCTCCCCGACATGAAGACGGGCGAGACGAGTCCAGGCGTTCTCATCGACGTCAGCGAAATCGATGGGCTTCGCGGCGTCGAGGGAGGAGACTCGAACCGCCCGTTCTCGATAGGCGCGCTCACGACCCACGCGACGCTCGCGGAGTCTGACGCGCTCTGGGAGCACGCGCCAGTCCTCGCGGAAGCCGCGAAGAACGTCGGCGACCTGCAGGTCCGCAACCGCGGAACCATCGGCGGGAATTTGGTAGAGGCTGACCCGGCCGCGGACCTCCCTGCCGCGGCAGTCGCCGCAGATGCGACCCTCGCGCTCCGCGACGACGACGGCGAGCGGACTGTGTCCGCCGACGAATTCTTCGGCGAGGACGGCACTACTTCGCTCGGCAACCGGGAACTGCTGACCGAGATTCGGATACCTAATTCGGAGCGGACCCACGGCGCGTACGCGAAGAAGACGCACCCCGCGACTGGCTACGCGCTGGTCGGGGTCGCCGTCTCGCTCACAGTCGAGGACGGAACCGTGACCCGCGCGCGCCTCGCGGCCAGCGGCGTGGCCGAGTCGCCGGTTAGACTGACTGTCGTCGAAGACGCTCTCGTCGGCAGTGAAGCGACTCAGCAAGGACTCTCCGCGGCCGCGGAGAACGCATCCGCGACACTCGACCCGTCCGACGCCCGCTCGGACCCGACGGCTTCCGGCGAGTTCAGGATTCATTTGCTCGAACCCTACGCCGAGCGCGCGCTGACGACTGCGTTGGACCGTACGATTGGCGACGGTGAGACTGCTGACGGGACCGACGCAGAGGTGACCACCGATGAGTGAGACGGCACAGAAGTCCGATGCACGATCTGCACCCGGGGACTCCGAGCAAGACGACAGCGAGGACGAACTCGTCGGCGAAGGCATGTCGCGCCGGGAGGACGCCCCGCTCCTCCGAGGCGAAGCGACGTACACCGACGACGCGAGCGCGCCAGACATGGTCCACCTCGCGTTCGTCAGGAGCGAGCAGGCCCACGCTCGCGTCACGAACATCGACACGAGCGCGGCGACCGACCGCGAAGGCGTCCTCGCCGCGTTCACGTGGGACGACGTGGCCGACTCCGACGCGCCGGGTCTCCTCCCGCTCAGTGCCGACCGACTCGACTGCGACCCGGATGCACATCCGATGCTCGCCCGCGAAAGGGTGCGCTATCAGGGCCAACCCGTCGTCGCAGTCGTCGCGGAGGACCGGTATCTCGCCGCGGACGCGACGAAAGCGGTCGAAGTCGAGTACGAACCACTCGACGCTGTCGTTGACCCCATCGACGCAACCGACGACGACGCACCCACCATCTTCGAGTCGGCCCCGAACAACGTCGCGGTGACGGGGGAGTTAGGCGACGAAGAAGCAACCGACGAGGCGTTCGCGGCCGCCGACCGAGTCGTCGAACTGGACTTGGAGAACAATCGGCTCATGC
The sequence above is a segment of the Halorussus halophilus genome. Coding sequences within it:
- a CDS encoding extracellular catalytic domain type 1 short-chain-length polyhydroxyalkanoate depolymerase; protein product: MNCERRTLLKTAGSTVCGATLLGSVGTAAASGSYTNHYYSGFDYWKYVPDGVGDGAPLMVMLHGCGQNGDQFREETQMNAIADQEGFVVIYPDQYNARNSYECWNWFYDSNTTRGNGEAAVIAGMTQETIDAENCDPERVYVAGLSAGAAMVPNMLAEYADIYAAGGVHSGLEYDAAESSSGGTYAMTYGGPDPQSQGTQAYDAMESYGITSEIPTIVFHGTDDTTVYPINGHQAAEQATQTNDLAADDSDDDGLDYDADVVSSGQAASHSYTTYEYHDEAGESVVEKWMVDGMDHAWSGGKSGGEYTAPGGPDASQIVWDFCSQFTRGE
- a CDS encoding (2Fe-2S)-binding protein, with the translated sequence MTDHEITLTVDGTTEELTVESRTLLVHALRDELGYTGPNVGCETSKCGACTVRLDGDAVKSCTVLAVQADGSEVTTAGGLADGTDLHPIQTAFHEEHGLQCGYCTPGMVMTASELLENDPDPDREAIRTGLKGNVCRCTGYQNIVDAIETAADDLAESGTTTQQTCGGDQS
- a CDS encoding FAD binding domain-containing protein; translated protein: MRRRPVVIPPEFDYCRASSVEDALELLEVHADADPVVLAGGHGLLPDMKTGETSPGVLIDVSEIDGLRGVEGGDSNRPFSIGALTTHATLAESDALWEHAPVLAEAAKNVGDLQVRNRGTIGGNLVEADPAADLPAAAVAADATLALRDDDGERTVSADEFFGEDGTTSLGNRELLTEIRIPNSERTHGAYAKKTHPATGYALVGVAVSLTVEDGTVTRARLAASGVAESPVRLTVVEDALVGSEATQQGLSAAAENASATLDPSDARSDPTASGEFRIHLLEPYAERALTTALDRTIGDGETADGTDAEVTTDE